One part of the Parachlamydiales bacterium genome encodes these proteins:
- a CDS encoding zinc ABC transporter substrate-binding protein, producing the protein MRKYLGSIFIIISCLLSACSPSPHQQAAKKWMEKNGKIKTLSTTGMIGDLISNIGGEHVDNFVLIGELLDPHSYQLVKGDDEKFAFAQLIFYNGLNLEHGPSLHAALENHPRASAIGDAIINNNPSQILHHNGQLDPHVWMDISLWSQAIPTIVNALSKFDPDHSQDYAKNGQKLKLEMLAAHNRVKAKLHAIPSEKRYLVTSHDAFNYFSRAYLADESELTNGTWEDRFAAPEGLAPDSQLGAGDIRKIIDHMDKYHIMVIFPESNVSKDSIRKIVSAGREKGLTLTIATDALYGDAMGPKDSDGNTYLKMIEHNAVILSRYLSGNGKEERQAALLR; encoded by the coding sequence ATGAGAAAATATTTAGGCTCGATATTCATTATCATAAGCTGCCTCCTTTCAGCCTGCTCCCCCTCTCCCCACCAACAAGCAGCAAAAAAGTGGATGGAGAAAAATGGCAAAATCAAAACACTCAGTACTACCGGCATGATTGGAGACCTGATTTCCAATATTGGCGGCGAACATGTAGACAACTTTGTCCTTATTGGTGAATTGCTGGACCCTCATTCCTATCAGCTAGTAAAGGGAGATGATGAGAAATTTGCCTTTGCCCAACTTATTTTCTACAACGGACTTAATCTTGAGCACGGCCCCAGCCTACATGCCGCCTTGGAAAATCATCCCCGTGCCTCAGCTATCGGCGACGCTATCATCAATAACAATCCATCCCAAATCCTGCACCACAATGGACAGCTTGATCCCCATGTTTGGATGGATATCAGCCTATGGTCGCAAGCAATCCCCACAATCGTAAATGCCTTAAGCAAATTTGATCCCGATCATTCCCAAGACTATGCAAAAAACGGACAAAAGCTAAAGCTAGAGATGTTAGCAGCACATAATAGAGTAAAAGCTAAACTGCATGCCATCCCGTCTGAAAAACGTTATCTTGTCACCAGCCACGATGCCTTCAACTATTTTTCTCGCGCTTACCTAGCAGATGAAAGCGAACTAACTAACGGTACATGGGAAGACCGCTTCGCAGCTCCGGAAGGTCTAGCTCCAGATAGTCAGTTAGGTGCGGGCGACATCCGCAAAATTATTGACCATATGGATAAATACCATATAATGGTCATCTTCCCCGAATCTAACGTTAGCAAAGATTCCATCCGTAAAATTGTCTCTGCCGGCAGAGAAAAAGGGCTCACTTTAACTATTGCTACCGATGCCCTCTATGGCGATGCGATGGGTCCAAAAGATTCGGATGGAAATACCTATTTGAAAATGATTGAACATAATGCCGTCATCCTCTCGCGTTACCTTTCAGGCAATGGGAAAGAGGAGCGGCAAGCTGCCCTTTTACGGTAA
- a CDS encoding P-loop NTPase, with protein sequence MPLPVLQNNKIGPISQIKNVIAVAAGKGGVGKSTVAVNLALCLSELGYKVGLLDADLYGPSIRKMLPEVKLPVQQNERLEPALSFGIKVISMAFFRKEGQPAAVRAPIANKILTQFIRTVAWGELDYLIIDFPPGTGDIQLTLAQNAQITAAVMVTTPQEVALMDVRKAAALFQQVGVPIVGVIENMSWYAPGVQTVKTYPFGKGGGARFAEENGIPLLGEIPIDEAVSYRADRGFSIFVEEIAEQLPAAAAFRQATQNLLAALPKLSERPPSKKVEKMYLADPATCCIEWNNGRKHTLKFSQIQKYCPCAQCTEKTPSITNDVGVHKVESIGKYALHFDFTQGCSHGIYEFEMLYQLGEGKKE encoded by the coding sequence ATGCCCTTACCAGTGTTACAGAATAATAAGATCGGACCCATCAGCCAGATAAAGAATGTAATTGCTGTTGCTGCCGGCAAAGGGGGCGTAGGCAAGTCTACTGTTGCTGTCAATCTAGCCCTATGCCTAAGCGAACTGGGCTACAAAGTGGGTTTATTAGATGCTGACCTGTATGGGCCTTCTATCCGAAAGATGCTTCCGGAAGTTAAACTTCCTGTTCAACAGAATGAGCGTCTAGAACCTGCCCTTAGCTTCGGAATCAAGGTCATCTCGATGGCGTTTTTCAGAAAAGAAGGCCAGCCCGCTGCTGTCCGAGCCCCTATCGCTAATAAAATCCTTACGCAATTTATTCGTACTGTTGCTTGGGGAGAGCTCGACTATCTAATTATTGATTTTCCTCCCGGAACGGGAGATATCCAACTGACTTTAGCGCAGAACGCACAAATCACTGCAGCCGTCATGGTCACTACTCCGCAAGAAGTTGCATTAATGGATGTCCGCAAAGCTGCTGCCCTTTTTCAGCAAGTGGGTGTTCCTATTGTAGGTGTAATAGAAAATATGAGCTGGTATGCGCCCGGAGTACAAACAGTAAAGACTTACCCTTTTGGAAAAGGCGGCGGAGCCAGATTTGCAGAAGAAAATGGCATCCCCTTGCTAGGTGAAATTCCCATCGATGAGGCCGTAAGCTACCGCGCTGACCGAGGCTTTTCAATCTTCGTCGAAGAAATTGCCGAACAACTCCCTGCCGCTGCGGCATTTAGGCAAGCTACCCAGAACTTATTAGCTGCTTTGCCAAAATTGAGCGAGCGCCCCCCTTCCAAAAAAGTTGAAAAAATGTATTTAGCCGATCCTGCAACCTGCTGCATTGAATGGAATAATGGCCGTAAGCATACTTTGAAATTTAGTCAAATACAGAAATATTGCCCCTGCGCACAGTGCACTGAAAAAACCCCTTCCATCACAAATGACGTGGGAGTGCATAAAGTCGAAAGCATCGGCAAATACGCGCTTCATTTTGATTTCACGCAAGGATGTTCGCATGGGATCTATGAGTTCGAAATGCTTTACCAATTAGGCGAGGGAAAGAAAGAATGA
- a CDS encoding NTP/NDP exchange transporter yields the protein MSQDTVAEFGKLRSFFWPVHSYELKKMLPMFLMMLCICFNYTILRDTKDTIVVTTSGSEVIPFLKFWGVLPAAVLFMLIYSKMSNMFSKEKLFYVTLFPFMIFFALFPVLIYPFRDVLHPHASADYFQSVLPEGFNGLVACYRNWTFSLFYILSELWGSAVLSLMFWGFANDIIKVTEAKRVYTFFGMGANVALLISGPAIIYFSDIRKHLPPDVDAWQITLSYLCGMVVIACLLIYFIYWWIQRNVLTDPRFYDPTQQAKVKKSKPKMSIGESFTFLAKSPYILCIALLVIGYGIAINLVEVTWKGQIKLQYPNANDYSTFMGRFSTIGGAVNISMMFIGGWIIRTFGWGVAAMLTPLMLLATGIGFFAFVLFSGSEMLQGFVAYFGTTTVMMAVVLGMIQNLASKSTKYSLFDPTKEMAYIPLDQESKVKGKAAIDVVGARLGKSGGSLIQQILIVIFGTVTAIAPYIAVIMVIVIVAWLFAVRSLNKQFVALTGESVSKPKEAPAT from the coding sequence ATGTCACAAGACACTGTTGCCGAGTTCGGCAAGTTACGGTCGTTCTTTTGGCCCGTACATAGTTACGAGCTTAAAAAGATGCTCCCGATGTTCTTAATGATGCTTTGCATCTGTTTCAACTACACGATCCTTCGCGACACTAAGGATACTATTGTGGTGACAACCAGCGGTTCTGAAGTTATCCCCTTCTTAAAGTTCTGGGGCGTTCTTCCTGCAGCTGTTCTTTTCATGCTTATTTACTCTAAAATGAGTAACATGTTCAGCAAGGAAAAGCTATTTTACGTCACACTGTTTCCTTTCATGATCTTTTTTGCTCTTTTCCCTGTATTAATCTACCCTTTCCGTGACGTTCTTCACCCTCATGCTTCTGCGGATTATTTTCAGTCCGTACTCCCCGAAGGTTTTAACGGGTTGGTCGCTTGCTACCGTAACTGGACATTCTCCTTGTTTTACATCCTTTCCGAACTATGGGGAAGCGCCGTGCTTTCTTTGATGTTCTGGGGTTTTGCTAACGACATTATCAAAGTTACTGAAGCGAAACGCGTTTATACCTTCTTCGGTATGGGTGCTAATGTTGCTCTTCTGATTTCCGGTCCGGCGATCATTTATTTCTCCGACATCCGTAAACACCTGCCACCTGATGTGGATGCATGGCAGATTACACTGTCTTACCTCTGCGGTATGGTTGTTATAGCTTGCCTATTGATTTATTTTATTTACTGGTGGATCCAGCGCAACGTGTTGACCGATCCTCGTTTTTATGATCCGACTCAACAAGCTAAAGTTAAGAAAAGCAAGCCTAAAATGTCTATCGGCGAAAGCTTTACTTTCCTTGCTAAATCGCCTTACATATTATGTATCGCATTGCTTGTTATCGGTTACGGTATTGCTATCAACTTAGTTGAAGTGACTTGGAAAGGTCAAATTAAACTGCAATATCCTAACGCTAACGATTACAGCACATTCATGGGTAGATTCTCCACTATCGGCGGAGCTGTCAACATTTCCATGATGTTTATCGGCGGTTGGATCATCCGTACATTCGGTTGGGGCGTAGCAGCAATGTTAACTCCGTTAATGTTATTGGCTACCGGTATCGGCTTCTTTGCATTCGTTCTCTTTAGCGGAAGCGAAATGCTGCAAGGTTTTGTTGCTTACTTCGGTACGACAACAGTGATGATGGCAGTTGTTTTGGGTATGATCCAAAACTTAGCGAGCAAATCCACGAAGTATTCCCTCTTCGACCCGACAAAAGAAATGGCCTATATCCCGCTTGACCAAGAGTCTAAAGTTAAGGGTAAAGCTGCTATTGACGTCGTTGGTGCACGTTTAGGTAAATCCGGTGGTTCTTTGATCCAACAAATCCTCATCGTGATATTCGGTACAGTAACAGCGATAGCTCCTTATATCGCAGTGATCATGGTTATTGTTATCGTCGCTTGGTTGTTCGCAGTTCGCTCACTCAATAAGCAATTTGTTGCGTTGACAGGCGAAAGCGTTTCTAAACCAAAAGAAGCGCCAGCAACCTAA
- the secD gene encoding protein translocase subunit SecD, producing MEKQKKWQFWLIVAVIVLTIYNILPTIFYYTKPLHETIDAARAKNVAGAVVSRVNGLEEDSKEWLESYSALLKVKPVSIELQKNDPRLYKMVFATEKEANTFKRYLPEAGKLIPFTPAQLGVNASLAGQLPTEVYVSRQISVELNPADIDQLFIFSKKTGDDGLPTPLYREIVYDRAAQVAFAFSQPSRLADMIASITEAAPDKVSDETIILSARELVDGSKLSKPLPAISQRWMSSVAQGKNQQGAKVVQKYQQALDTLQAKLKAKIDAAKTHQSKQIEEGEFATGSEHEDVALLQNQFDVLTQAMSLLKANKVAFDKAQKPLSRSDIIKQLNEGASKITLANPQQVIDLKGTDPFIKALIIDWNSDKLSVKFYPDIETIRTRTSQTEAQAYVAEKLNQWIFDDIARASNISDEDILPNGDTFAVRLNSLTDSKSLLSFDLGAIAQIRSKQILDQLTTEWQPIHHDLEHQAYPLYAMSDYLKLPDNQKRLGVVVYAPSMYGIPPVEGFASDSIYIIAKGLGTILDKYRNTPTAEGADQFNADVRHLSQILSQNGFIGFPGDTFGVDPQFRNDYIFKMGDYYGDLVSATRENFVAKGSKKYAVLDFTDVEQRILTENRIDDKKQEDLLKWYEEYQAAQGDLDITKRYLIPEPTKNPYIQNFLISAQKYFRGDDRKILKWGLDLSGGKTVRIGLRDSSNKPVTNPDDLKQAADDLYTRVNKMGVAERTIRVESNNIVLDFPGSQGLSASELVKASAMYFHIVNEKFNSKNRENGTAVRQFLDGVWNEAKVTNRLDAESINQIAYRHLGESIGDDLAIQPRSEAAQSLYNNGLRLADPMTAKPSNAFNDTLSSIGMMRDDAHWDGESNPLIIIFHNYALEGANLTNVNVGWDQSEGNILTFSIKNSYGKNSENKTGSPSEDFYTWTSEFAEDRISGTPKEAYTNGKGWRMAVALNGNIITTPSLRQALRENASITGRFTQREINRLAADLKAGSLKFTPRILSEENVSPELGKEERTKGIRASIIALVLVVISMVSIYRFGGVVASCAVLFNILIMWGVLQNLDAALTLPGIAGIVLTIGMAIDANVLVFERVREEFKMSGRIASAIQAGYRKAFSAIFDSNITTIIVALILIQFDSGPIKGFAVTLIIGILSSMFTALFMTRYFFAGWVQNPKHKELHMVELISGTKFDFLAQTRKAILLSALVVALGIGLFAEQRNTIFGMDFTGGYSLIVNAQEQPGDVNYRLQALDSLLAQGATTNDLQVRQLTNPWQLRIQMGISMEESGHPFYQMPMEIEGKFTYPYQSNPRIDWVVNSLQKGGLTIPESELAQLDRQWTVMSGQFSDSMRYNAIIGLALAFLAILAYITLRFEFKFAVAAVIGLVHDVIITLGIIALFHKLGLPVQIDLITIGAIMMIIGYSLNDTIIIFDRIREDVGIMRKSSFPDIINHALNVTLTRTLMTSGTTILVLLALVIFGGEAIFSFALVMTIGIVVGTLSSLFVAAPVMLYLHNREERSQQAALNHRKV from the coding sequence ATGGAGAAGCAAAAAAAGTGGCAGTTTTGGCTAATAGTCGCTGTCATCGTACTCACGATATACAATATCCTCCCCACGATATTTTATTATACCAAGCCTTTACATGAAACGATTGATGCTGCGCGTGCTAAAAACGTCGCTGGCGCTGTTGTAAGTCGTGTTAATGGATTGGAAGAAGATTCAAAAGAGTGGTTGGAGTCATATAGCGCACTTTTGAAAGTGAAGCCAGTTTCTATTGAACTGCAGAAAAATGATCCTCGTTTATATAAAATGGTATTCGCTACAGAAAAAGAAGCTAATACTTTCAAAAGATATTTACCGGAAGCCGGAAAACTCATCCCCTTTACTCCTGCCCAGTTAGGAGTGAACGCATCTTTAGCCGGACAGCTACCGACAGAGGTATATGTCTCCCGCCAAATTAGCGTCGAGTTGAATCCTGCGGATATCGATCAACTCTTCATTTTCTCTAAGAAGACAGGCGACGATGGACTGCCTACTCCTTTATATAGAGAAATTGTTTATGATCGCGCCGCACAAGTCGCTTTCGCATTCAGCCAGCCGAGCCGTTTGGCTGACATGATTGCTTCCATTACGGAAGCAGCACCGGATAAAGTTTCGGATGAAACGATCATCCTTTCCGCAAGAGAGCTTGTCGATGGCTCAAAACTATCCAAACCCCTGCCTGCAATTTCGCAGCGTTGGATGAGCAGCGTAGCGCAAGGTAAGAATCAACAAGGCGCAAAGGTGGTACAAAAGTACCAACAAGCTTTGGATACTTTACAAGCTAAGCTGAAGGCAAAAATTGATGCTGCAAAAACACATCAGTCCAAGCAGATAGAAGAAGGGGAATTTGCAACCGGCAGCGAACATGAAGATGTAGCCCTGTTGCAAAATCAGTTTGATGTTCTTACACAGGCAATGTCCTTACTAAAAGCGAATAAAGTAGCCTTTGATAAAGCACAGAAGCCTCTTTCTCGCAGCGACATCATTAAGCAATTGAATGAGGGCGCTTCAAAGATTACCCTAGCTAATCCACAGCAAGTCATTGATTTGAAAGGTACAGACCCATTCATCAAAGCACTTATTATTGATTGGAATAGTGATAAGCTCTCAGTGAAATTCTATCCCGATATCGAGACGATCCGCACCAGAACCAGCCAGACCGAAGCGCAAGCTTATGTTGCTGAAAAACTGAACCAGTGGATTTTTGACGATATCGCCCGTGCTTCAAACATCAGCGACGAAGACATCCTGCCTAACGGGGATACATTTGCCGTGCGTTTGAACAGTTTAACCGATAGCAAGAGTCTTCTTAGTTTTGATTTAGGTGCTATCGCTCAGATCAGAAGCAAGCAAATACTAGACCAGCTAACGACGGAATGGCAGCCCATCCACCATGATTTGGAACATCAAGCATATCCTCTTTATGCAATGAGTGATTATTTGAAGTTGCCTGATAATCAGAAAAGACTTGGAGTTGTCGTTTATGCACCTTCTATGTATGGCATTCCCCCTGTGGAAGGATTTGCAAGCGATTCGATCTATATTATCGCTAAAGGTTTAGGAACAATCCTAGACAAGTACCGTAATACACCGACCGCAGAAGGCGCAGACCAGTTCAATGCCGATGTTAGACATCTGTCTCAGATCCTTAGCCAAAATGGCTTTATCGGATTCCCAGGTGATACGTTTGGTGTCGATCCACAATTCCGTAACGACTACATTTTTAAAATGGGTGATTATTACGGCGATCTAGTCAGTGCAACAAGAGAAAACTTCGTAGCTAAAGGCAGCAAAAAATACGCAGTCTTAGATTTCACCGATGTTGAACAGCGTATCCTGACAGAAAACCGTATTGATGACAAAAAGCAAGAAGACCTCTTAAAGTGGTACGAAGAGTATCAAGCTGCGCAAGGCGATTTGGATATCACCAAACGCTACCTTATTCCTGAGCCTACAAAGAATCCGTACATACAGAACTTTCTTATCAGCGCACAAAAGTATTTCCGCGGCGATGATAGGAAAATCCTGAAATGGGGCCTTGACCTTTCCGGTGGTAAAACCGTCCGTATCGGTCTGCGCGATAGCTCTAATAAGCCTGTTACAAATCCTGACGACTTGAAACAAGCTGCCGACGATCTCTATACTCGTGTGAATAAGATGGGTGTAGCTGAAAGGACGATCCGTGTCGAGAGCAATAATATTGTTTTAGACTTTCCCGGATCACAGGGCCTGTCCGCTAGCGAGCTTGTTAAAGCCTCCGCAATGTATTTCCATATCGTTAATGAGAAATTTAACTCTAAGAACCGTGAAAACGGTACTGCTGTTAGACAATTCTTAGACGGTGTTTGGAATGAAGCGAAGGTGACTAACCGCTTAGATGCAGAAAGCATCAACCAAATTGCTTACCGCCATTTAGGCGAAAGCATAGGGGATGATTTAGCTATTCAGCCTCGCAGTGAAGCCGCGCAAAGTCTTTACAACAACGGACTACGCCTCGCCGATCCTATGACTGCTAAACCTTCCAATGCTTTCAATGATACTCTGTCCTCCATCGGCATGATGAGGGATGACGCACATTGGGATGGTGAGAGCAATCCGCTTATCATCATTTTCCATAACTACGCTCTTGAAGGTGCCAACTTAACGAATGTTAATGTAGGCTGGGATCAGTCTGAAGGTAATATTCTAACCTTCTCCATCAAGAATTCGTATGGAAAAAACAGCGAGAATAAAACAGGCAGCCCTTCTGAAGATTTCTATACTTGGACTTCAGAATTTGCTGAAGACCGTATTTCAGGTACGCCTAAAGAAGCTTACACTAACGGAAAAGGTTGGCGCATGGCTGTTGCTTTGAATGGCAACATCATTACAACACCTTCTCTGCGTCAAGCTTTAAGAGAAAATGCAAGCATTACAGGACGTTTCACTCAGCGTGAAATTAACCGTCTAGCTGCAGATTTGAAAGCCGGCTCATTGAAATTTACACCGCGCATTCTCTCAGAAGAAAACGTCAGTCCTGAACTGGGTAAAGAAGAACGTACTAAAGGTATCAGAGCCTCTATCATCGCTCTCGTCTTGGTCGTTATCTCCATGGTCAGCATCTACCGTTTTGGCGGTGTGGTTGCTTCCTGTGCAGTCCTATTCAACATCTTAATCATGTGGGGCGTCCTACAGAATTTAGATGCTGCTTTGACTCTGCCTGGTATTGCCGGTATCGTTCTCACGATTGGCATGGCTATTGACGCTAACGTGCTTGTCTTTGAAAGGGTGCGTGAAGAATTTAAAATGTCCGGAAGAATCGCTTCTGCAATTCAAGCCGGATATCGTAAAGCTTTTAGCGCTATCTTCGATTCGAACATTACAACGATCATCGTAGCATTAATCTTGATCCAGTTCGACTCAGGACCTATTAAAGGTTTTGCAGTCACACTGATCATCGGTATTCTATCCTCTATGTTCACAGCGCTGTTCATGACACGCTATTTCTTTGCCGGCTGGGTCCAAAATCCTAAGCACAAAGAACTGCATATGGTGGAGCTTATCAGCGGTACTAAGTTTGATTTCTTGGCACAAACACGCAAGGCAATATTATTGTCCGCCCTTGTTGTTGCTTTGGGTATCGGTCTTTTTGCTGAACAGCGTAATACCATTTTTGGTATGGATTTCACAGGTGGATATTCTCTCATTGTGAATGCACAAGAACAGCCCGGTGACGTCAATTATCGCTTACAAGCACTAGATAGCCTATTGGCGCAAGGTGCAACAACGAACGATCTTCAAGTTCGTCAATTAACCAACCCTTGGCAGCTGCGTATCCAAATGGGAATCAGCATGGAAGAGAGTGGACACCCATTCTACCAGATGCCAATGGAAATAGAGGGTAAGTTTACTTATCCATACCAAAGCAATCCACGTATCGATTGGGTCGTTAATTCTCTGCAAAAAGGCGGATTAACTATTCCTGAATCTGAGCTTGCACAGTTAGACCGTCAGTGGACTGTCATGAGCGGACAATTCTCCGATTCTATGCGTTACAATGCGATTATCGGTTTGGCGTTGGCGTTTCTTGCCATCTTGGCGTACATCACATTACGCTTCGAGTTCAAGTTCGCAGTTGCAGCTGTGATAGGTCTTGTGCATGACGTTATTATAACGTTAGGGATTATCGCCCTTTTCCATAAGCTGGGGCTACCGGTACAAATCGACCTCATTACTATTGGCGCTATCATGATGATCATTGGTTATTCTTTGAATGACACGATCATCATTTTTGATAGGATCAGAGAAGATGTGGGTATCATGCGTAAATCATCGTTCCCGGATATTATCAATCATGCGTTGAACGTTACGTTGACTCGTACTTTGATGACATCTGGCACGACGATCTTGGTATTGTTAGCGTTAGTCATTTTCGGGGGAGAAGCTATATTCAGCTTCGCACTTGTGATGACGATCGGTATTGTTGTCGGAACGTTGTCTTCGCTCTTTGTTGCAGCTCCGGTTATGCTTTACTTGCACAACCGCGAAGAGAGATCTCAACAAGCAGCGTTGAATCACCGCAAGGTATAA
- the recJ gene encoding single-stranded-DNA-specific exonuclease RecJ, translating to MLPWHNNNPEEPLWVYPPKNAEWQNQIVQEFKIHPITAQILVSRKFSSLDQIHDYLYAKLPDLHDPFLMANMDKAVQRICEAVQKKEGILIYGDNDVDGMTGTALLVDFLQYIGAKVLFYVSSPGSSRQNLIIESAEYAVRNECKLVITVDCGITAAVEIDRLKEHNIEVIITDHHEPTETIPNCIAILNPKLKGNTYPNRDLTGVGVAFKLAHGLTKQLVADGLVSDKKIDLKRYLDLVALGTISDMGALLGENRILVRYGLKQLRKTKRIGLLKLIIVSDPELEMGEVSAYTVASKIAPRLNSLGRIDDPRKGVELLLIRNTQLAEKMAIELDLNNIERQRIERTMSSEIETRISAEPHLLQHKAIVMSSESWHPGIIAILSTRISKYYNRPTIMISMEGGIGKGSIRSIPEFPVLSVLKECSDLLLNYGGHDLAAGLTIKVENIPSFTERFTGAAEARLQNQDVMNKLYLDAEVHLRDLTFDLMESISLLAPYGSENPQPLLYCKAKQAWPPKIVGKNHLKMYLEEIEDPGLVIEGIAFGRSHANESLRRKNIVLEVAFSPQINNYLGPSIQLLVRDFKIHPL from the coding sequence ATGCTGCCCTGGCATAATAATAACCCCGAAGAGCCGTTGTGGGTTTATCCTCCTAAGAATGCTGAATGGCAAAATCAGATTGTCCAGGAATTCAAAATCCATCCTATTACAGCGCAAATTCTTGTCTCTAGGAAATTTTCAAGTCTAGATCAAATACACGACTATCTCTATGCCAAGCTACCCGATCTGCATGATCCGTTTCTTATGGCAAATATGGATAAAGCTGTTCAGCGCATTTGCGAAGCAGTTCAAAAAAAAGAAGGGATACTCATCTACGGCGACAATGATGTCGATGGAATGACCGGTACAGCCCTTTTAGTCGATTTCTTACAATATATAGGGGCAAAAGTCCTCTTTTATGTTTCTAGCCCCGGAAGCTCCCGCCAAAACCTCATCATAGAATCCGCTGAATATGCAGTCCGAAATGAGTGCAAGCTAGTCATTACAGTGGATTGTGGAATTACTGCTGCTGTCGAGATCGATAGATTAAAAGAACATAATATCGAAGTTATTATCACAGACCACCACGAACCGACAGAAACTATACCCAATTGCATTGCAATCCTCAATCCGAAACTCAAAGGCAACACCTATCCAAATAGGGACCTTACAGGGGTTGGAGTTGCCTTTAAACTTGCACACGGCCTAACCAAACAACTAGTGGCTGATGGACTAGTCTCAGACAAGAAAATCGACCTTAAACGCTATCTTGATCTGGTAGCCCTAGGCACAATCTCCGATATGGGAGCGTTGTTGGGTGAGAACCGCATCCTCGTACGCTATGGACTGAAACAACTACGTAAAACCAAACGTATAGGGCTGCTTAAACTCATCATCGTGTCTGATCCCGAGTTGGAGATGGGAGAAGTATCTGCCTATACCGTCGCATCAAAAATAGCTCCTCGTCTTAACAGCTTAGGACGCATTGATGACCCACGCAAAGGTGTAGAGCTACTGCTTATCCGCAATACGCAATTAGCAGAGAAAATGGCTATTGAGCTCGACCTCAATAATATTGAAAGACAGCGTATTGAAAGGACCATGTCCAGCGAAATCGAGACGCGTATCTCTGCTGAACCCCATCTCCTGCAGCATAAAGCCATTGTCATGTCCTCCGAAAGCTGGCATCCGGGCATTATTGCAATACTTTCCACTCGTATATCCAAATACTACAATCGCCCGACGATCATGATATCCATGGAAGGCGGCATTGGAAAAGGCTCCATTCGCTCCATCCCTGAATTTCCGGTATTAAGCGTCCTAAAAGAGTGCTCCGACTTACTCCTAAACTATGGCGGACATGACCTTGCCGCTGGACTCACCATCAAAGTCGAGAACATTCCCTCCTTTACAGAGAGATTTACAGGCGCTGCCGAAGCACGTTTACAGAATCAAGACGTCATGAATAAACTGTATTTGGATGCAGAAGTCCATTTAAGAGATCTGACCTTCGACCTGATGGAATCCATCAGCCTTCTCGCACCCTATGGCAGTGAAAATCCACAACCTTTGCTTTATTGCAAAGCAAAGCAAGCATGGCCGCCCAAAATTGTGGGAAAAAATCACCTCAAAATGTATCTGGAAGAAATCGAAGATCCCGGTCTAGTCATAGAAGGCATAGCTTTTGGCCGCTCACATGCAAATGAAAGCCTGCGTCGCAAAAATATCGTTTTAGAAGTCGCCTTTTCTCCCCAGATAAATAACTATCTAGGGCCTAGCATACAACTGCTTGTACGCGATTTCAAAATCCATCCTCTTTAA